A single region of the Melospiza georgiana isolate bMelGeo1 chromosome 7, bMelGeo1.pri, whole genome shotgun sequence genome encodes:
- the NEUROD1 gene encoding neurogenic differentiation factor 1 isoform X1: MQRLTMTKSYSESGLMGESQPQGPPSWTDECLSSQDEEHEADKKEEDLEGLHAEAEEDSLRNGEEEDEEDDLDEEEEEEEEEEDDDQKPKRRGPKKKKMTKARMERFKLRRMKANARERNRMHGLNAALDNLRKVVPCYSKTQKLSKIETLRLAKNYIWALSEILRSGKSPDLVSFVQTLCKGLSQPTTNLVAGCLQLNPRTFLPEQSQEVPPHVAAAAAGAPFPAHPYPYQSPGLPSPPYGTMDSSHLFHLKPPHAYGAALEPFFESGLAEGASPAFDGPLSPPLSVNGNFSFKHEPAADFDKSYAFSMHYPAAAAAALAAAPAHAAIFPPAASRCEIPVDGLAPYEGHPHHERVLSAQLNAIFHD, from the coding sequence ATGCAGAGGCTCACCATGACCAAGTCGTACAGCGAGAGCGGGCTGATGGGCGAGTCCCAGCCGCAGGGCCCCCCGAGCTGGACGGACGAGTGCCTCAGCTCCCAGGACGAGGAGCACGAGGCGGACAAGAAGGAGGAGGACCTGGAGGGTCTGCACGCCGAGGCCGAGGAGGACTCCCTGCGGAACggagaggaggaggacgaggaggacgacTTGGacgaagaggaggaggaagaggaggaggaggaagacgACGACCAGAAGCCCAAGAGGCGGGGccccaagaagaagaagatgacCAAGGCGCGCATGGAGCGCTTCAAGCTGCGGCGCATGAAGGCCAACGCCCGGGAGCGCAACCGCATGCACGGGCTGAACGCGGCCCTGGACAACCTGCGCAAGGTGGTGCCCTGCTACTCCAAGACGCAGAAGCTCTCCAAGATCGAGACCCTGCGCCTGGCCAAGAACTACATCTGGGCGCTCTCCGAGATCCTCCGCTCGGGCAAGAGCCCGGACCTGGTGTCCTTCGTGCAGACCCTCTGCAAGGGCCTGTCGCAGCCCACCACCAACCTGGTGGCCGGCTGCCTGCAGCTCAACCCGCGGACTTTCCTCCCCgagcagagccaggaggtgCCTCCGCacgtggcggcggcggcggcgggcgcgccCTTCCCGGCGCATCCCTACCCGTACCAGTCTCCGGGCCTGCCCAGCCCGCCCTACGGCACCATGGACAGCTCCCACCTCTTCCACCTCAAGCCGCCGCACGCCTACGGCGCCGCGCTGGAGCCCTTCTTCGAGAGCGGGCTGGCGGAGGGCGCCAGCCCCGCCTTCGACGGGCCGCTCAGCCCGCCCCTCAGCGTGAACGGCAACTTCTCCTTCAAGCACGAGCCGGCCGCCGACTTCGACAAGAGCTACGCCTTCTCCATGCACtaccccgccgccgccgccgccgcgctggCCGCCGCGCCCGCCCACGCCGCCATCTTCCCGCCCGCCGCCTCCCGCTGCGAGATCCCGGTGGACGGGCTGGCGCCCTACGAGGGCCACCCGCACCACGAGCGCGTCCTCAGCGCCCAGCTCAACGCCATCTTCCACGACTGA
- the NEUROD1 gene encoding neurogenic differentiation factor 1 isoform X2 — protein MTKSYSESGLMGESQPQGPPSWTDECLSSQDEEHEADKKEEDLEGLHAEAEEDSLRNGEEEDEEDDLDEEEEEEEEEEDDDQKPKRRGPKKKKMTKARMERFKLRRMKANARERNRMHGLNAALDNLRKVVPCYSKTQKLSKIETLRLAKNYIWALSEILRSGKSPDLVSFVQTLCKGLSQPTTNLVAGCLQLNPRTFLPEQSQEVPPHVAAAAAGAPFPAHPYPYQSPGLPSPPYGTMDSSHLFHLKPPHAYGAALEPFFESGLAEGASPAFDGPLSPPLSVNGNFSFKHEPAADFDKSYAFSMHYPAAAAAALAAAPAHAAIFPPAASRCEIPVDGLAPYEGHPHHERVLSAQLNAIFHD, from the coding sequence ATGACCAAGTCGTACAGCGAGAGCGGGCTGATGGGCGAGTCCCAGCCGCAGGGCCCCCCGAGCTGGACGGACGAGTGCCTCAGCTCCCAGGACGAGGAGCACGAGGCGGACAAGAAGGAGGAGGACCTGGAGGGTCTGCACGCCGAGGCCGAGGAGGACTCCCTGCGGAACggagaggaggaggacgaggaggacgacTTGGacgaagaggaggaggaagaggaggaggaggaagacgACGACCAGAAGCCCAAGAGGCGGGGccccaagaagaagaagatgacCAAGGCGCGCATGGAGCGCTTCAAGCTGCGGCGCATGAAGGCCAACGCCCGGGAGCGCAACCGCATGCACGGGCTGAACGCGGCCCTGGACAACCTGCGCAAGGTGGTGCCCTGCTACTCCAAGACGCAGAAGCTCTCCAAGATCGAGACCCTGCGCCTGGCCAAGAACTACATCTGGGCGCTCTCCGAGATCCTCCGCTCGGGCAAGAGCCCGGACCTGGTGTCCTTCGTGCAGACCCTCTGCAAGGGCCTGTCGCAGCCCACCACCAACCTGGTGGCCGGCTGCCTGCAGCTCAACCCGCGGACTTTCCTCCCCgagcagagccaggaggtgCCTCCGCacgtggcggcggcggcggcgggcgcgccCTTCCCGGCGCATCCCTACCCGTACCAGTCTCCGGGCCTGCCCAGCCCGCCCTACGGCACCATGGACAGCTCCCACCTCTTCCACCTCAAGCCGCCGCACGCCTACGGCGCCGCGCTGGAGCCCTTCTTCGAGAGCGGGCTGGCGGAGGGCGCCAGCCCCGCCTTCGACGGGCCGCTCAGCCCGCCCCTCAGCGTGAACGGCAACTTCTCCTTCAAGCACGAGCCGGCCGCCGACTTCGACAAGAGCTACGCCTTCTCCATGCACtaccccgccgccgccgccgccgcgctggCCGCCGCGCCCGCCCACGCCGCCATCTTCCCGCCCGCCGCCTCCCGCTGCGAGATCCCGGTGGACGGGCTGGCGCCCTACGAGGGCCACCCGCACCACGAGCGCGTCCTCAGCGCCCAGCTCAACGCCATCTTCCACGACTGA